The genomic window TGCTGCTCTCTCGAGCCAAATTTCTAACTACTGATGCTACGTTGGTGGCCATTGCTTGAACATACTGACGCCTTCCGTATACGTTTTCTGGCTAGCCAAACTACGTATGATTAACGTGCAAGCTACCAGTATCAGATGTGCTTTGGCTAGCCAGAATCGTTTACTTAATAGGAGCTTGAGCGTTAGATTAGAATGCGTCAGTGCAcgatgacgtttctttttaaAAGTCTGTAAGTTTTTGCTGTTTTAGGCTTTGTTGTAGTTGCGGAGGTTTTTGATGATGACCAAAGTAGCGACGCTGCTGCTTTCGTAGAAATCAAATTTGATCGCCGCAAAATCACATCTACGACGTGTTCAGAACACGGCGATCGAGCATGGTGTCCTCACGTTGTGCAAGCTATTTATCATCGCATTGAGTGTCCATCGGACTTTGATTACAGTCCTCCGATATCTTATTCTTTTGAAGGGATTAGCAAAATTCAGCAATTTCAGTTTCTTTGCAGGCTTATGAGTCACTGCAAGCCTCAATTTTTAAGCTTCGTTCAAACTGTTTTGAATGACTTTttgaaatcaaaagaaaatttgccAGAAGGGCAAGGTTGCATAGATGAAACTGCTGGTGGTGCTATTGGCGTTGAGTCGGAATGGTCTCTTGACGTTGATGGCGCCCTTTCAAAAGTCATTGAAGACCCGATACCTATTACTCTAGTGGGTAGGATTGTTGAGGAAGCTAGGTCAGATTATTCTATTCCGTCATGGCACTGCTCAGTACGAGAAACAAAGGCATGTATTTCTAGCAAGTCAGGTACAATTACAGTAATTCATGACATGTTATGAGTACTGTAGTGGTTTCTTCTCCAGGTAAAAGCCtctgcaagaaaaacgaatttaGCCGCTTCCTTTTCATCACTCGAAAGTTTCTtcgcgagaaagacgacgtcgcgttgtcTTTGCTTTCGAAAATTGCTGACAAGTGGCTTGCATGcttggaaaaaaaaagctcctgcagcgaaaaagaaagcaggTGCTgcagcgaaaaagaaagcaggTGCTgcagcgaaaaagaaagcaggTGCTgcagcgaaaaagaaagcagctgctgcagcgaaaaagaaagcagctgctgcagcgaaaaagaaagcagctgctgcagcgaaaaagaaagcagctGCTGCAGCGGGAAAAAAAGCAGCAGCTGCAGAGAAAAAGCCAATTgcacaagaaagaaaaagagcaacGACAGGGGCGCTTTCCGAAGCGTCAACTTCGGCCGTTCATGCCAGTTCACTGCTTGCAGATAAATCGTCAAAcgtttcgtcttcctttGACAGGAACGGTGAGATACTCTCGTCTAGTCTAAGGCAAGCCCATTGCTGCAGCCTTTTAAAACAAGTATTAAgtgattttttgttgctAGTTTGCAAAGTTTTCCAGATGAGCTGATAATAGGTTTCCAGTTGGCTGCATTGTGCCCAAAATTTTCTGCTCTACAAAGGAACGTCCTCATCCAGAACACCGAAGAATGGAGTAGGCGCCTAAATGCAGTCATCAGAAGGGGACTAAAATCTACACGTCATTTACGAATAAATGATGCTGATAGAAGACTGTGGAAGAGCTTCAGTAAGTGGAACGGGTTCTCTCATGTTTGCTCTCTGCTCAACAGCGGCGTTGCTGATTTTTTGTGTGACTTTTTGCGACATCCCTTTTCTGCAGAAGTATCGTCTACGGAAGCAATGCGTTGTTTTCTTCAGTACGGAGAATCCGAACGCTTTCTGGAGGACTCGTTTTTGAAAACTATTTGCGTGATGTGCAATGCTCTATTGCATTTCGGCTTCACCGATCATGGCAGGATTTTAGCTGAAATTGCCGCGGTAGGTTATCTTTTAGCAGTAGGCAGTGACCTTAGAATCGATGCCACCGCCTCAAAGTGTAATCAAAACGTGCTAGACGCAATGCGAAAGCTGTGCGTTTTGAAAACCGTTAACCTGTGGCCTCCGGACAAGGACGTTTTGACACCATTGCTGTTATTGTGGCGAATTATTACGAAGTTAGATTCCGCGCTCTGGAACGATAGGTCACTCAGGCTGAATAGAGATAACACCACTTTTTCTTGGATAGTTGCTTTCTCTCTAAAGTGTTTATCTGAAAGCCCAGAAAAAGAGTTtgtagaagaagacgaaatagaAGATGCCAATGAAGTAAGCGTTAATTTGCATATGTAGACTACTTCGAAATAGAAAGTTTTTTTCACAGATTGGGCAAATGTTGGCGCAGCACGCTGTTATTTCTGACATTATTAGCCACGTCGATGACACTAAAAAAAGCGTTTTAGCAGAGTGGCTTCTTACCAATTTTCATAATCAATCTCTAAGCTCCTCAAGCTCTCTGGTTTTCCTGActatttctcttcttgaGTCAAATGTTGTGACGGTAGAAAATCAGAGCTTATCATCACTGGTTCCGCCGACTGTCGCAATTAGCTGGcttcaaaatcaaagtcaGCATGTTTGCAAGCTAATGGACGCAACTGTCTTGAACAAGGCTGTTTGTTACAACTCGTTTAGAAGGCTTCACGAGTTTTTTGCCACTTTAAGGTTCGTCTTACTGCGTTGTTGCTTGGACGAGGACGCATTGGTTCAAGCGTTTATTTCGCCCTTTGAACGGTGCCTTTCACATATGGACAAATCTTTTGATAGCAATAGGATTATCCACATGATCATGTGTGCATTGGAAGTTTTGACTGCCCCGCCTCCCCCTGGTGAAACTTCAGCATACTATAGCTTAGATAGCAGAATGGAAGAATTGAAGAATCTATTTACTGATGTAAACTTACCCGAAATTTCGGCAATCTTTGTTTCTGAAAACGATGAAGTGATAGTAAGTACTGACAACGACGTTTGGACACCAGCTGTCAGGATGTTGCTTGAACTTTCGTCTGCAATGCATCGCACAAGATATTTTGCCTTCGGCTTAGGGCGGTCCTCTCATCTTGCTCATGTCCTGAGGTATAGAATTTGAATACAATAGTCACTTCTACGTAATTCGTCGCTTTAGAATTTTACAGCTCGGACGAATAGAACTTGGATTCAGCAAGTTTCTCGCTTTGTGGGAAAAATTTACAGGCGATAGTTGGATTTCAATAGCTGCTCCTGAAATGATTGTGGATCACCTGTTCAGCAACACTAGAGGATTGCCAGATCTGACAGATCC from Oscarella lobularis chromosome 1, ooOscLobu1.1, whole genome shotgun sequence includes these protein-coding regions:
- the LOC136199601 gene encoding zinc finger SWIM domain-containing protein 8 homolog translates to MLPFEAVEIFSNHVQKVPENVQLAIAKAAFPQRKAIIRRYAHLSRNPPSKPRFLEEPEWQVKNGKQIGFVVVAEVFDDDQSSDAAAFVEIKFDRRKITSTTCSEHGDRAWCPHVVQAIYHRIECPSDFDYSPPISYSFEGISKIQQFQFLCRLMSHCKPQFLSFVQTVLNDFLKSKENLPEGQGCIDETAGGAIGVESEWSLDVDGALSKVIEDPIPITLVGRIVEEARSDYSIPSWHCSVRETKACISSKSGKSLCKKNEFSRFLFITRKFLREKDDVALSLLSKIADKWLACLEKKSSCSEKESRCCSEKESRCCSEKESRCCSEKESSCCSEKESSCCSEKESSCCSEKESSCCSGKKSSSCREKANCTRKKKSNDRGAFRSVNFGRSCQFTACR